A single genomic interval of Myxococcota bacterium harbors:
- a CDS encoding cation:proton antiporter — MLGIAGVTTYVFQRLRQPVVLGYLLAGMIVGPHVAVPVVANEEIVRTLSELGVVLLMFALGLEFSLSKLAAVGPSAGVTAAIQSAVAALAGYLAARGLGWTVVEALFTGAIVAVSSTTIIAKVYDEERIGGRLRELVVGILLVEDLIAIAFMTALTGVASGAGLSAGALGRVLLELALFLGVLLGVGIVIVPRFIRAVVRLGRAETTLIASVGVCFAVSYIAQEAGYSVALGAFLAGSLVAEAGHVEEIEHLVVPVRDVFAAIFFVSVGMSFAPGQVAQHWAAIGVLTAIVVAGKFVGVSLGAFLTGAGVRTAVKSGMSLGQIGEFSFIIAVLGQSLGVTGDFLYPVTVAVSALTTLTTPWLIRSAEPVARWVDHRLPPPLQTFATLYGTWLERLSSPAPVAAGGVPPWRRFARLLAIDSLALAALIALTGFGLAHAVAQLEANLKLSASLAHGLLLALACLLAVPLVIGMARSSRRFGDALALSALPRASGRADLDAAPRRALELTLRFAAALAAAIVVLALTQPFLPALSAPIVLLALSGALAVAVWRGAADLESHVRAGAQAVLETLASYAGAGRAPERAQPITEIQNLLHGLGAPVAVELDAGCPSVGRSLAELDLRGRTGATVLAIARGADSLPTPAAGERLRAGDVLALAGTHDAVEAARALLCGGPEASQ; from the coding sequence GTGCTCGGCATCGCCGGAGTCACGACGTACGTGTTCCAGCGGCTGCGGCAGCCCGTGGTGCTCGGCTACCTGCTCGCGGGCATGATCGTCGGGCCGCACGTGGCGGTGCCGGTGGTCGCGAACGAGGAGATCGTGCGCACGCTGTCCGAGCTGGGCGTCGTGCTCCTGATGTTCGCGCTGGGGCTCGAGTTCAGCCTGTCGAAGCTCGCCGCGGTCGGCCCGAGCGCGGGAGTCACTGCCGCGATCCAGTCCGCGGTCGCGGCGCTCGCGGGCTACCTGGCCGCGCGCGGGCTGGGCTGGACCGTGGTCGAGGCGCTGTTCACCGGCGCGATCGTGGCGGTGTCGAGCACCACCATCATCGCCAAGGTCTACGACGAGGAGCGCATCGGCGGGCGCCTGCGCGAGCTGGTGGTGGGGATCCTCTTGGTCGAGGACCTGATCGCGATCGCGTTCATGACGGCGCTCACCGGCGTGGCGTCGGGCGCCGGGCTCTCGGCGGGCGCGCTCGGCCGCGTGCTGCTCGAGCTCGCGCTCTTCCTCGGCGTCCTGCTCGGGGTGGGGATCGTGATCGTGCCGCGCTTCATCCGCGCGGTGGTGCGTCTGGGCCGCGCCGAGACCACGCTGATCGCCAGCGTGGGCGTGTGTTTCGCGGTCTCGTACATCGCGCAGGAGGCGGGTTACTCGGTGGCCTTGGGCGCCTTCCTCGCGGGCTCGCTCGTGGCCGAGGCCGGGCACGTGGAAGAGATCGAGCACCTGGTGGTGCCCGTGCGCGACGTGTTCGCGGCCATCTTCTTCGTGTCGGTGGGCATGTCGTTCGCGCCCGGGCAGGTCGCGCAGCACTGGGCGGCGATCGGCGTGCTGACCGCGATCGTGGTCGCCGGGAAGTTCGTCGGCGTCTCGCTCGGCGCGTTCCTGACCGGCGCCGGAGTGCGCACCGCGGTCAAGTCGGGCATGAGCCTGGGCCAGATCGGCGAGTTCTCGTTCATCATCGCGGTGCTCGGTCAGTCACTCGGCGTGACCGGTGACTTCCTCTACCCGGTGACCGTGGCGGTCTCGGCGCTCACGACCCTGACCACGCCGTGGCTGATCCGCTCCGCGGAGCCGGTGGCGCGCTGGGTCGATCACCGCCTGCCGCCGCCCCTGCAGACCTTCGCGACCCTGTACGGCACCTGGCTCGAGCGCCTGTCGTCGCCCGCGCCCGTGGCCGCGGGCGGCGTGCCCCCGTGGCGCCGCTTCGCGCGCCTGCTCGCGATCGACTCACTCGCGCTGGCGGCGCTGATCGCGCTCACCGGTTTCGGCCTCGCGCACGCGGTCGCGCAGCTCGAAGCGAACCTGAAGCTGTCGGCGTCGCTGGCGCACGGCCTGCTGCTCGCGCTGGCGTGCCTGCTGGCCGTGCCACTGGTGATCGGCATGGCGCGCAGCTCGCGCCGCTTCGGCGACGCGCTCGCGCTGAGCGCGCTGCCGCGCGCCTCCGGTCGCGCCGACCTCGACGCCGCGCCGCGCCGGGCGCTCGAGCTCACGCTGCGTTTCGCCGCCGCGCTCGCCGCCGCGATCGTCGTTCTGGCGCTCACACAGCCGTTCCTGCCCGCTCTCTCGGCGCCGATCGTGCTGCTCGCGCTCTCGGGCGCGCTGGCGGTCGCGGTCTGGCGCGGGGCCGCCGACCTGGAGAGTCACGTGCGCGCCGGCGCGCAGGCGGTGCTCGAGACACTCGCCAGCTACGCGGGCGCCGGCCGCGCGCCCGAGCGCGCGCAGCCGATCACCGAGATCCAGAACCTGCTGCACGGCCTGGGCGCGCCGGTCGCGGTGGAGCTCGACGCCGGCTGTCCGTCGGTGGGCCGGAGCCTGGCCGAGCTCGACCTGCGCGGCCGCACCGGCGCGACCGTGCTCGCGATCGCGCGCGGCGCCGACTCACTGCCCACGCCGGCCGCCGGCGAGCGCCTGCGCGCGGGCGACGTGCTCGCGCTCGCCGGCACCCACGACGCGGTGGAGGCGGCGCGCGCCTTGCTCTGCGGGGGACCCGAAGCGAGTCAGTGA
- a CDS encoding glucose 1-dehydrogenase: protein MILDRFRLDGKVALVTGAGRGIGAGIALAFAEAGADVALGARTLPEVEAVAQRVRALGRRALAVPCDVLERAQLEAFAEQAGKELGRIDLVVNNAGGAPWKPFLRTSEREFEEAYRFNVTSAFLLSRFAVPRMLAHGSGAILNVSSAMGRVTDRGFSAYGAAKAGLSHLTRLLANELAPKIRVNALAVGAVETSALAPFLKAEGMREKMESLTPMGRIGQVEDIAAAALWLCSDAGAWVTGKVVEVDGGQETSNFPMRLPDL, encoded by the coding sequence ATGATCCTCGACCGCTTCAGACTCGACGGCAAAGTCGCGCTGGTGACCGGCGCGGGGCGCGGCATCGGCGCGGGCATCGCCCTCGCCTTCGCCGAGGCCGGGGCCGACGTGGCGCTGGGCGCGCGCACCCTGCCCGAGGTCGAGGCCGTGGCGCAGCGCGTGCGCGCGCTGGGCCGCCGCGCGCTGGCCGTCCCCTGCGACGTGCTGGAGCGGGCGCAGCTCGAAGCCTTCGCCGAGCAGGCGGGCAAGGAGCTGGGGCGCATCGACCTCGTGGTCAACAACGCCGGCGGCGCGCCCTGGAAGCCGTTCCTGCGCACCAGCGAGCGTGAGTTCGAGGAGGCCTACCGCTTCAACGTGACCTCGGCGTTCCTGCTGTCGCGCTTCGCCGTGCCGCGCATGCTCGCGCACGGCTCGGGGGCGATCCTGAACGTGTCGTCGGCCATGGGGCGAGTCACCGACCGCGGCTTCTCCGCCTACGGCGCCGCCAAGGCGGGCCTCTCGCACCTGACGCGGCTGCTCGCGAACGAGCTCGCGCCGAAGATCCGCGTGAACGCGCTGGCGGTGGGCGCCGTCGAGACCTCCGCGCTCGCGCCCTTCCTCAAGGCCGAGGGCATGCGCGAGAAGATGGAGTCACTGACTCCCATGGGCCGCATCGGCCAGGTCGAGGACATCGCCGCCGCGGCGCTGTGGCTGTGCTCCGACGCCGGCGCGTGGGTCACCGGCAAGGTCGTGGAAGTCGACGGCGGTCAGGAGACCTCGAACTTCCCGATGAGACTTCCGGACTTGTGA